A segment of the Georgenia sp. M64 genome:
CAATGGCCGCGTGCCGTCCCTCACCGCCCCCGCGCCCGCCCGCGCGGCCTACCTCGTGTGGGCGGCGGCCCTGGCGGTGTACGTCGTCGCCGTCACGGGGCGCACGTCCCTGGGCGTCGCCGGGCTCCAGGCCGCCGAGCGGTTCGACATCTCCGCCACCACGCTCTCGCTCTTCTCGGTCGTCCAGCTCGCGGTCTACGCCGCCGCGCAGGTGCCCGTCGGGATCCTGCTCGACCGGATCGGCAGCCGGACCGTGCTCGCGGCGGGGGCCCTCCTGCTCGCCGCCGGCCAGGTGATGCTCGCGGTCGTCGACACCCTTCCCCTCGCGCTCGCGGCCCGTGTGCTCGTCGGGGCCGGCGACGCGACCGCGTTCGTCTCGGTCCTGCGGCTGGTGCCGGCCTGGTTCCCCGCGCGCCGGGTGCCCCTGCTCAACCAGGTCACCGGCCTCGTCGGTGCCACCGGGCAGATCCTCTCGGCCGTGCCCTTCATGGCGCTCCTCCTCGCGGCGGGCTGGACCACCGCCTTCACCTCCCTCGCCGCCCTCGGCGTCCTCCTCGGCATCCTGGCCGCGGTCGTCGTCCGCGACCGTCCCGCCCGCGAGCGGGACACGGTCCAGCCCGTCGGCACCGGTTCGGAGGTCCCACCCGCCCCGGTGGACGTCCCGCCGCGGACCCGCGTCCCGATGCGTGCCGTGCTGCGCGAGCCGGGGACCTGGCTGGGGTTCTTCACCCACTTCGTCGGGCTCTTCCCGGCCAACACGTTCACGCTGCTGTGGGGCGTGCCGTTCCTCACGGCCGGGCAGGGCCTGAGCCCCGTCGCCGCGAGCACCCTGCTCACCGTCGCCGCCCTGTCGGGCATCGTCGTGGGACCGGTCACCGGGGAGCTGACGGCGCGCCACCCCCTGCGCCGCTCGTGGCTCGTGGCCGGGGCGGTCGCGGCGACGATCGCGGGCTGGGCCTCGGTGCTGGCGGCGAGCACGCCGCGCCCGGTCTGGCAGCTCGCCCTGCTCGTGGTGCTCCTCACCGTCTCCGCCACCGCGTCGAACGTGGGCTTCGACTTCGCGCGCACCTTCGTCCCGCCCGCGCGGCTGGGCACCGCCACGGGTCTGGTCAACGTCGGGGGGTTCGTCGCGTCCCTCATCTCCATCTACCTCGTCGGACTCGTCCTCGACCTCGTCCGGCCCGACGGCGACTACGTGCTCGACGACTTCCGCCTGGCGCTGAGCACCCAGGCCCTGGTGTGGGCGGTCGGCCTCACCGGCTTCGTCCTGGCGCGCCGGGCGACCCGGCGCCGCATGGCCGCGCGCGGCGTGGTCGTGCCCCCGGTGCGCGACGTCGTCGCCCGGATCCTCGCCGAGCGGCGCGACCGGTCCTGAGCGCCGGGCGGCGACCCGCCCGTGGCGCACCGTCGGCGCTCGCGCACCGTCAGCCGGCGGGCGCCACTTGCTGCGAGGGGCCGGCGGGCTCGTCGCGTGCGGCCGGCACGCTGCCCCGGAAGTCCCGCAGCGCGCTGCCCTCGACGAGGCGCACGGGCAGCGGCAGACGGCGCAGGGCTCGGTCGAGCGCGGCCACCGGCAGGGGCGCCGCGCTCGCCGCGAGGAGGACGTTGCCGTACCGGCGACCACGCAGGATGGCGGGGTCGGCGATCAGCAGCACGTGGGGGAAGGTGTCCTGGAGCGCCGCCACCTCGGCGCGGGCCCGGTGCAGGGGCGGGTGGTCCGTGAGGTTGACGAGGTAGAGACCGTCCGCCGTCAGCACCCGCTGGGCGGACCCGGCCGCCTCGACGGTGCGGACGTGGCGCGGGACCTCCCCGCGGGCGAACACGTCCCGGACCACCACCTCCCACGAGCGGTCCGGCAGCGAGTCGAGGACCGCGCGGGCGTCGCCGGTGCGGATGCGCAGGCGGGGGGAGCGGGGCAGGTCGAACCACTCGCGGACGAGCCGGGCGAGCACCTCGTCGATCTCGACGGCGACCTGGGTGGAGCCGGGCCGGCGCGCCTCGAGGGCCCGCGGCAGGGCACACCCCGCGGCCCCCAGGTGCAGGGCCCGCAGCGGCCCGGTCGGGCGCGCCGCCTCGACGACGAGCGCCATCTGCTCCATGTACTCGAACTCCAGGTGGGCCGGGTCGGCCAGGTCGAGGCACGAGCTCTCGGCGCCGTCGAGGACGAGCGTGACCAGCGTCGGTGCCCCGGGCTCCCGGCGCAGCGTGGCCGTGGCCATGGAGGTGGTGACCGGCTCGGTGGGGAGCTCGACGGCCGGGGTGCGCGGCGCTGGGCGGCGTCGGGGGCGGTCGGGCACCGCCCCACGTTAGCCTGGGGCCCGGTCGGCCGAGGCGGAGGTGGTGGGCGTGAGCCGGGCTCCGCGCGGTGAGCGGGCCGGACGGTCCTGGGGCGACGACGACACCGGGTGCACCGTCCTGCACGTGGACATGGACGCGTTCTTCGCCGCCGTGGAGGTCCTCGACCGCCCCGAGCTGCGCGGGCTGCCCGTCGTCGTGGGCGGTGAGCACCGTGGGGTGGTGACCTCGGCGACCTACGAGGCCCGGGCCTTCGGCGTGCACTCCGCCATGCCGGTGGCCCGCGCGCGGGCCCTGTGCCCGCAGGCGGTGTTCCTGCCCACCCGCCACGGGCGCTACTCCGAGGTCTCGCGCCAGGTGATGGCCGTCCTGGCGGAGGTCACCCCGGTGATGGAGCAGGTGAGCATCGATGAGGCCTTCCTCGACGTCTCGGGCGCCCTGCGCCGCATGGGCCCGCCGGTGACGATCGCCCGGTGGGTCCGCCGCGAGGTGCGGGCGCGCACCGGGGTGACGGCCTCGGTCGGCGTGGCGGCCACCAAGCACGTGGCCAAGCTCGCCTCGACCCACGCCAAGCCGGACGGGCTCCTCCTCGTCCCCGCCGCCGCCACCGTCCCCTTCCTCCACTCCCTCCCCGTCGGGGCGCTGTCGGGCGTGGGGGAGAAGACCCGGCAGGTGCTCGAGCGGCGCGGCTGGGACACGGTCGCCGAGCTCGCCGCCACACCGCTGCCGGTGCTCCACCGCACCCTGGGGGTCGCCGCCGGTCAGCGCCTGCACGACCTCGCGTGGGGCGTCGACCCACGCCCGGTGACGCCCGGGCGGGTCGAGAAGTCCGTGGGCACGGAGACGACCTTCGCCGAGGACGTCACCGACCGGCAGCTCCTCGACCGGGTCCTGCTGGACCAGTCCCACCAGTGCGCCGCCCGCCTCCGCGCGGACGGCATGCTCTGCTCGACCGTCTCGGTCAAGGTCCGGATGGCCGACTTCACCACGCTGACCAGGTCCCGCACGCTCGCGGCCCCCACCGACCTCGCCCGCGACCTCGCCGCCGCCGCGCGCGACCTCCTCGCCGGGGTGGCGGTGCCCGCCGCCGGGGTCCGGCTCCTCGGGGTCCGGGCGGAGCGGCTGGTCAGCGCCTCGGCCGGGGTCCAGGCGATGCTCGACGACGACCCGCACCAGGCGCGGGCCGAACGGGCGATGGACGGCGTCCGTGCGCGGTTCGGGCCGGCCGTGCTCCGGCCGGCGTCGCTGCTCGGCGGGCGGCCGGGCGGGCGTCCCGGGCCCTCGTGACGGGGCGACGACCCGGTCCCGGCGCACACCGGTCCGTTCCCGCTTTCGCGCGCGGCTCCGGCGACCTATCCTGGTCACAACACCGTCGTCCACACCCCAGCGACGGGACGGCGGGACGACTGGAGGGTCTCATGCCTCTCTCCGAGTACGAGCAGCGCATGCTCCAGCAGATGGAGCAGCAGCTTCGCTCCGACGACCCCAAGCTCGCGAACACCCTCGCCGACCGTCAGCGCCCGGACGTGCGCCGCCTGAGCCTGGGCGCGCTGCTCTTCCTCCTGGGACTCGGCGGGCTGGTCGGCGGCGTGGCGACCGGGTGGGTGTGGCTGGGCATCCTCGGCTTCCTCGCCATGCTCGGCGGCGTCCTCCTCGCGATCTCCGGCCCGCGCGGCGGAGCGGGCCCCACCGTCAAGGGCGGCCGCCGCCCGACGGGCTCGGGTTCGACCTCGGCGGGGTTCATGCAGCGCCAGGAGGACCGGTGGAACCGGCGCAACGAGGAGCGGGGCAACCGCTGACCCCGACCTCTTCTGACCGAGCCCGCGGCCTCATGGCCGCGGGCTTCGTCGTGCCGGTCCCCACCCCGTCCGCCATCACCACGTCCGCCGCCGCCCGGTAGCACCCGCGCCGGGGCGTCCCCACCTCGCGCCACCGGCGCCCGGACGGACGGGTCACCCGGGGCGTCCCCACCTCGCGCCACCGGCGCCCGCACGGACGGGTCACCCGGGGCGTCCCCACTTCGCTCCACCGGCGCCCGCATGGACCCGGCTCACCGGGGTCCCGAGCCGCCACCGCGGCGACATCGCGCCGTTCGTCCCGCTGCCCCCGGCCCGAACTCCGCCAGCACGGGTCACGAGGACGCCGTCCGGGTCAAAAGGCCCTCCACTCCGCACCACTAGGGCTGACCTGGGATGTCATCGCGACCCAGGCGCACATCACCACCGTTTGTCGTTGACGGGGGAGGGAAGTGGAGTAATGTGGGGGCAACGGGTGGTGCTCCGACCGGGAAGGGGGTGCTGGTGTGTTCCTGGGAACCCATGCACCTCGTCTCGACGACAAGGGTCGGCTGATCCTGCCCGCGAAGTTCCGTGACCAGCTCGCCACCGGCGTCGTCCTGACCAAGGGGCAGGAGCGGTGTCTGTACGCCTTCCCCACCCGCGACTTCGAGGAGATGCACCAGCGCCTGCGCCAGGCCCCCCTGGCGAGCAAGCAGGCCCGCGACTACCTGAGGGTCTTCCTCTCCGGCGCCACCGACGACCTCCCCGACAAGCAGGGCCGGATCACCATCCCGCCCCCGCTGCGCCGCTACGCCGGCCTCGAGCGCGACCTCGCCGTCATCGGCGCGGGCTCCCGCATCGAGATCTGGGACGCCGGCGCCTGGGAGGCCTACCTCGCCGAGCAGGAGCAGGCCTTCGCCGAGACCGCCGAGGAGGTCATCCCCGGCCTCTTCTGACGAACCGCCCGGACCGACCGACCGACCTACCGACCGACGACGCACCACCACGCACCACCCCAGCCCCCGCACGACGAGGTCTCTCACCGCACCTCTGGCGCACTTCCCCGGCGCCAGAGCAGCGGAGGGAGTCCTGGTCGGGCGGTGGAGGGCCCCCGACCAGCAACGCACCCGCCGCGACGCGGCAACCCGAGGAGATGGCATGAGTGAGGCGGACGCAGCGGCGCTGCACGTCCCGGTGCTCGCCGAGCGCTGCCTCGATCTCCTCGCGCCGGCGGTCGGCGCGCCCGGTGCCGTGCTCGTCGACGCGACCCTGGGGATGGGCGGGCACGCCGAGGCCGCGCTGCGACGCTTCCCCGCACTGAGGGTCGTCGGCATCGACCGGGACCCCCAGGCGATCGCCCTCGCCTCGGCGCGCCTGGCGCCCTTCGCCGACCGGTTCACCGCCGTGCACACCACCTACGACCACGTCGACGACGTCGCCGCCGAGCACGGCCGCGCCGGGACGGTCGAGGGCGTCCTCATGGACCTGGGCGTCTCCTCCCTCCAGCTCGACGCCGCCGACCGCGGCTTCGCCTACGCCCAGGACGCCCCGCTGGACATGCGGATGGACCAGAGCACGGGCATCTCGGCCGCCGAGCTCCTCGCCACCGCCGACGTGGCCGAGTTGCGGCGCATCCTCCGGGTGTACGGCGAGGAGAAGTTCGCCGGTCGGATCGCCGCCGCCATCGTCCGGCGCCGCGAGACCTGTCCCCTGGCCCGGACGGGTGAGCTCGTCGAGATCGTCCGCGAGAACATCCCCCAGGCGGCGCGCCGGACGGGCGGCAACCCGGCCAAGCGCACCTTCCAGGCGCTGCGGATCGCGGTCAACGGCGAGCTCGAGGTCCTCGAGCGGGCCCTCCCGCGGGCGGTCGAGGCCCTCGCCGTCGGCGGACGGATCGTCGTCGAGTCCTACCACTCCCTCGAGGACCGGGCGGTCAAGACCGTCCTCGCCCGCGGCGCGACGTCCTCGGCGCCGCCGGACATGCCGGTCGAGCCCGAGTCGCACCGTCCCTACCTGCGCCTCCTCACCCGCGGCGCCGAGGAGGCCGACGAGGCCGAACGGGCCCGCAACCCCCGCGCCACCTCGGTCCGCCTGCGCGCCGCGGAACGTCTCCGCCCCACCCCCGACCACCTGCTCCCGGCCCCCCGAAGGAGGTACGACGCATGAGCGCCGTCCCGGTCCGCGCGCAGACCGCGCCCCGCCCGCAGCACAGCTGGCGCCCGCGCCTGGAGGTCGTGGCCAGCCCGGTCCCGGCGCGCAGCGTCGTCCCCTTCCTGCTCCTGTGCGCGGCGGTCCTGGGGGCGGCGCTCCTCGGTGCCCTGCTGCTCAACACCCAGATGGCCGCCACGGCCTACGAGATCCACGACCAGCAGGTGGCGCTGAACCGCCTCGACGAGGCGGAGGCCTCGCTCAGGGCCCAGGTCGAGCAGGCCGGCTCGCCCGCCGAGCTGCAGCGCCGCGCGGACAGCCTCGGCATGGTCCCGGCGGAGGGGATGCGCTTCGTCCAGCTCGCCGACAGCCGGCTCCTCGGCCTCCCGGAGGAGGGCGCGCCGTGAGCGCCGGCGCCGTGCGCACCCGCACCCATGTGCGGCGTCAGGCCGCGCTCGTCGCGGTGCTGACGGTGCTGCTCGTCTTCTCCGGCCGTCTCGTCTACGTCCAGGCGTTCCAGGGGCCCGAGCTGGCCGAGCAGGCCAAGGACGACCGCACCCGCACCTCGGCGATCCGGGCCCCGCGCGGTGACATCCTCGACGCCGACGGCGAGGTGCTGGCCACCTCCGTGGAGCGCTTCAACATCGGGGTCAACCAGCGGCTCGTCAAGAACTACGTCGTCACGAACGAGGACGAGGAGGTCGTCGGTCGGGGCGCGGCCGCGGCCGCCGAGGCTCTCGCGCCGCTGCTGGGCCGGGACAAGGCCGAGCTCGGCGCCCAGCTCGTGGGCGACTCCACGTTCGTCTACCTCGCCAAGGGCCTGACCCCGGAGCAGTGGCGCGAGATCGACGCGCTGCGGATCCCGGGCATCGAGCCGGAGGAGACGACGGAGCGCATCTACCCCAACGGCACCACCGCCGGGAACGTCCTGGGGTTCGTCGGCGCGGACGGCCAGGGCCTCGCGGGTCTCGAGCTCACCTACGACGACGCCCTCACGGGCACCGACGGCTCGCTCACGGTGGAGATCGGCGGCACCGGCCAGGTCATCCCCACCGGCCACCGCGAGGAGGTCCCGGCGGCCCCCGGCCGCACGGTGCACACCACCATCGACCGGGACCTGCAGTACTTCGCCCAGCGCAGCATCGACGAGGCCGTGGCCACCCACGGCGGTGCGTGGGGCGCCGTCGTCGTGGAGGAGATCGGCACCGGGCGCATCCTCGCCCTGGCCGACTCCGGCACCGTCGACCCCAACGACTTCCAGTCCTGGGACGCGCAGGACCGCGGCTCCCGGGCGGTCCAGAGCCCCTACGAGCCCGGCTCGACGGGCAAGCTGCCCACGTTCGCCATCGCGCTCGAGCAGGGCCTCGTCACCCCGGACACCGTCTTCACCGTGCCGGACACGCTCACCATGCCCAACGGCCAGACGTTCCGCGACAACAGCCCCCACGCCACCGAGACCCTCACCACCACGGGCGTGCTCCAGATGTCGTCCAACACCGGGACGGTCCAGATCGGCGACCTGGTCGACGACCGCGCGCGCTTCGAGCTCCTGCGGGCCTTCGGCTTCGGCGAGCGGACCGGCATCGAGCTGCCTGGCGAGAGCGCCGGCGTCGTGCGCGACCCGGACACGTGGGACAGGCGCACCCGCTACACGACGATGTTCGGCCAGGGCATGTCGGTGACCCTGCTGCAGAACACCTCCATGGTGGCCACCCTCGGCAACGACGGCGTCCGGATGGACCCGCACGTCGTGGACGGCACCACCGACGGTGACGGCGTCTTCGCCCCCACCGAGGTCGCCGACGGCGAGGAGGTCGTCAGCCCGGCCACCGCCGAGACCATGCTGGCGATGATGGAGACGGTGGTCGCCGACGGCGGCACGGGCCCGCAGGGGGCGGTGCCCGGGTACCGCGTGGCGGCCAAGACCGGCACCGCCGAGATCCTCGACGCCGCCGGCGGCCTGAGCAACCGGCTCGGGTCCTTCGTCGGCGTGGCCCCCGCGGAGGACCCGCGGGTCGCCGTCGGCGTGGTCGTCTACCGCGGCGCGGGCACCTCGTACGGCGGCACGGTCGCCGCCCCCACCTTCCGCGAGGTGACGGCGTTCGCGCTGCGCGAGATGGGCGTCGCGCCCAGCACCGAGCCCCCGCCCACGCTGGCCCTGACCCCGGAGCAGGGGTGAGCCGGGCCCTCCCGGATGGCCGTCGCCGCGCGGGGGGGAACAATGGGGCGGTGACCTCCAGCCCCGATGACCCCCTGCGCCCGGCCGCGCCCGCACCCCGGCGCCTCGGCGACCTCGCCGGGGCGTTCGCCCTGTCACCCGCCGGTCCCGGCGAGGGGTGGGCGTCCGTCGAGGTCGCCGGCGTGACGGCGGACAACCGGCTGGTGCGCGGCGGTGAGCTCTTCGCCGCCCACGCCGGCGCCCACGTCCACGGCGCCCGCTTCGTCCCCGCGGCGGTCGCCGCCGGCGCCCGCGCCGTCCTGACCGACCCCGCCGGCGCGGAGCTGCTCGCGGCGGCCGACCCCGGCGTCCCGGTCCTCGTCACCCCCGACGTCCCCGCCCTGCTCGGGCGGCTCGCCGCCGAGATCTACGGCCACCCCGGCCGGGCGCTCGGGACCTTCGCCGTCACCGGCACGAACGGCAAGACGACGACGGCGTTCATGGTCGACCACGCCCTGCGGGCCCTGGGGCGCCGGACGGGCCTCATCGGCACGGTGGAGGTCCGCGTCGGGGACCGCGCCGTCCCCGCCACCCTCACCACCCCGCAGCCCGCCGACCTCCAGGCGCTGCTCGCGGCGATGGTCGCCGGCGGCGTCGACGACCTCGTCATGGAGGTCTCCTCCCACGCCCTGGCGCTGGGCCGGGTCGACCCGCTCGTCTACGACGTCGCCGGGTTCACCAACCTCACCGCCGACCACCTCGACTTCCACGGCGACCTCGAGGGCTACTACGCCGCCAAGGCCTCCCTGTTCGACATCTCGCGCACGGGCGTCGTCGTCGCGGACGACCGCTGGGGGCGGCGCCTCGCCGCGGAGACCGGCGACGCCGTCGCGGCCCTGACGACCGGGCCCGGCGGGGACTGGACCGTCACCGACGTCGAGGCCGACGCCACCGGCTCGGCGTTCACCCTCGCCCACCGGGACGGACGCAGCCTGCGCACCCGCACGGACCTGCCGGGCGCGTTCAACGTGGCCAACGCCGCCCTCGCGGCCGCCATGGTCCTCACCGCCGGGGTGGCGCCGGCCGAGCTCGAGGAGGCCCTCGCGGACGCCGGCGGGCTCAGCCCGCAGGTGCCCGGCCGCATGGAGCAGCTCGGCGACCGCCCCCGTGTGGTCGTCGACTTCGCCCACAACACCGACGCGCTCGTCCAGGCCCTGGCCGCCCTGCGCCCGACGACCACCGGCCGCCTCCACGTCGTGATCGGCGCGGCCGGCGACCGCGACCGCGCGAAGCGGCCCGCGATGGGCCGGGCCGCCGTCGACGGCGCCGACACGGTCATCGTCACCGACGACGACCCCCACGACGAGCCAGCGGCACAGATCCGCGCCGAGGTCCTCGCCGGCACCGGCGGCGCGGCGGTGCGCGAGATCGCCGACCGGGCCGAGGCCATCCGCACGGCGGTCCTCGAGGCCGACGACGACGACACCGTCCTCGTGGCCGGCCGCGGCCACGAGACGGTCCAGGAGGTCGCCGGGGTGGACCACCACCTCGACGACCGCGAGGAGGTGCGCGCGGCCCTGGTGCTGCGCGCGGGAGGACAGCACGCATGATCACGATGACCCTGCGCGAGGTCGCCGCCGTCACCGGCGGCCGGCTCGCTGCGGACGGTCCGGAGGTGGTCGTCGACGGCGAGGTCGTCATCGACTCCCGGCAGGCCGGTCCCGGCACGCTCGTCGCGGCGTTCGTCGGCTCCACCGCCGACGGTCACGAGCACGTCCCCGGGGCCCTGGCCGCGGGCGCGGCAGGCGCCCTGGTCACCCGCCCGGACGTGGCCGAGGCCGCGGGCGCGGACCCCGCCCGCCTCGTCGTCGTCGACGACGTCGC
Coding sequences within it:
- a CDS encoding MFS transporter, which codes for MPSLTAPAPARAAYLVWAAALAVYVVAVTGRTSLGVAGLQAAERFDISATTLSLFSVVQLAVYAAAQVPVGILLDRIGSRTVLAAGALLLAAGQVMLAVVDTLPLALAARVLVGAGDATAFVSVLRLVPAWFPARRVPLLNQVTGLVGATGQILSAVPFMALLLAAGWTTAFTSLAALGVLLGILAAVVVRDRPARERDTVQPVGTGSEVPPAPVDVPPRTRVPMRAVLREPGTWLGFFTHFVGLFPANTFTLLWGVPFLTAGQGLSPVAASTLLTVAALSGIVVGPVTGELTARHPLRRSWLVAGAVAATIAGWASVLAASTPRPVWQLALLVVLLTVSATASNVGFDFARTFVPPARLGTATGLVNVGGFVASLISIYLVGLVLDLVRPDGDYVLDDFRLALSTQALVWAVGLTGFVLARRATRRRMAARGVVVPPVRDVVARILAERRDRS
- a CDS encoding fused MFS/spermidine synthase is translated as MPDRPRRRPAPRTPAVELPTEPVTTSMATATLRREPGAPTLVTLVLDGAESSCLDLADPAHLEFEYMEQMALVVEAARPTGPLRALHLGAAGCALPRALEARRPGSTQVAVEIDEVLARLVREWFDLPRSPRLRIRTGDARAVLDSLPDRSWEVVVRDVFARGEVPRHVRTVEAAGSAQRVLTADGLYLVNLTDHPPLHRARAEVAALQDTFPHVLLIADPAILRGRRYGNVLLAASAAPLPVAALDRALRRLPLPVRLVEGSALRDFRGSVPAARDEPAGPSQQVAPAG
- the dinB gene encoding DNA polymerase IV: MSRAPRGERAGRSWGDDDTGCTVLHVDMDAFFAAVEVLDRPELRGLPVVVGGEHRGVVTSATYEARAFGVHSAMPVARARALCPQAVFLPTRHGRYSEVSRQVMAVLAEVTPVMEQVSIDEAFLDVSGALRRMGPPVTIARWVRREVRARTGVTASVGVAATKHVAKLASTHAKPDGLLLVPAAATVPFLHSLPVGALSGVGEKTRQVLERRGWDTVAELAATPLPVLHRTLGVAAGQRLHDLAWGVDPRPVTPGRVEKSVGTETTFAEDVTDRQLLDRVLLDQSHQCAARLRADGMLCSTVSVKVRMADFTTLTRSRTLAAPTDLARDLAAAARDLLAGVAVPAAGVRLLGVRAERLVSASAGVQAMLDDDPHQARAERAMDGVRARFGPAVLRPASLLGGRPGGRPGPS
- a CDS encoding DUF3040 domain-containing protein, with product MPLSEYEQRMLQQMEQQLRSDDPKLANTLADRQRPDVRRLSLGALLFLLGLGGLVGGVATGWVWLGILGFLAMLGGVLLAISGPRGGAGPTVKGGRRPTGSGSTSAGFMQRQEDRWNRRNEERGNR
- the mraZ gene encoding division/cell wall cluster transcriptional repressor MraZ translates to MFLGTHAPRLDDKGRLILPAKFRDQLATGVVLTKGQERCLYAFPTRDFEEMHQRLRQAPLASKQARDYLRVFLSGATDDLPDKQGRITIPPPLRRYAGLERDLAVIGAGSRIEIWDAGAWEAYLAEQEQAFAETAEEVIPGLF
- the rsmH gene encoding 16S rRNA (cytosine(1402)-N(4))-methyltransferase RsmH, producing the protein MSEADAAALHVPVLAERCLDLLAPAVGAPGAVLVDATLGMGGHAEAALRRFPALRVVGIDRDPQAIALASARLAPFADRFTAVHTTYDHVDDVAAEHGRAGTVEGVLMDLGVSSLQLDAADRGFAYAQDAPLDMRMDQSTGISAAELLATADVAELRRILRVYGEEKFAGRIAAAIVRRRETCPLARTGELVEIVRENIPQAARRTGGNPAKRTFQALRIAVNGELEVLERALPRAVEALAVGGRIVVESYHSLEDRAVKTVLARGATSSAPPDMPVEPESHRPYLRLLTRGAEEADEAERARNPRATSVRLRAAERLRPTPDHLLPAPRRRYDA
- a CDS encoding penicillin-binding protein 2; its protein translation is MSAGAVRTRTHVRRQAALVAVLTVLLVFSGRLVYVQAFQGPELAEQAKDDRTRTSAIRAPRGDILDADGEVLATSVERFNIGVNQRLVKNYVVTNEDEEVVGRGAAAAAEALAPLLGRDKAELGAQLVGDSTFVYLAKGLTPEQWREIDALRIPGIEPEETTERIYPNGTTAGNVLGFVGADGQGLAGLELTYDDALTGTDGSLTVEIGGTGQVIPTGHREEVPAAPGRTVHTTIDRDLQYFAQRSIDEAVATHGGAWGAVVVEEIGTGRILALADSGTVDPNDFQSWDAQDRGSRAVQSPYEPGSTGKLPTFAIALEQGLVTPDTVFTVPDTLTMPNGQTFRDNSPHATETLTTTGVLQMSSNTGTVQIGDLVDDRARFELLRAFGFGERTGIELPGESAGVVRDPDTWDRRTRYTTMFGQGMSVTLLQNTSMVATLGNDGVRMDPHVVDGTTDGDGVFAPTEVADGEEVVSPATAETMLAMMETVVADGGTGPQGAVPGYRVAAKTGTAEILDAAGGLSNRLGSFVGVAPAEDPRVAVGVVVYRGAGTSYGGTVAAPTFREVTAFALREMGVAPSTEPPPTLALTPEQG
- a CDS encoding UDP-N-acetylmuramoyl-L-alanyl-D-glutamate--2,6-diaminopimelate ligase → MTSSPDDPLRPAAPAPRRLGDLAGAFALSPAGPGEGWASVEVAGVTADNRLVRGGELFAAHAGAHVHGARFVPAAVAAGARAVLTDPAGAELLAAADPGVPVLVTPDVPALLGRLAAEIYGHPGRALGTFAVTGTNGKTTTAFMVDHALRALGRRTGLIGTVEVRVGDRAVPATLTTPQPADLQALLAAMVAGGVDDLVMEVSSHALALGRVDPLVYDVAGFTNLTADHLDFHGDLEGYYAAKASLFDISRTGVVVADDRWGRRLAAETGDAVAALTTGPGGDWTVTDVEADATGSAFTLAHRDGRSLRTRTDLPGAFNVANAALAAAMVLTAGVAPAELEEALADAGGLSPQVPGRMEQLGDRPRVVVDFAHNTDALVQALAALRPTTTGRLHVVIGAAGDRDRAKRPAMGRAAVDGADTVIVTDDDPHDEPAAQIRAEVLAGTGGAAVREIADRAEAIRTAVLEADDDDTVLVAGRGHETVQEVAGVDHHLDDREEVRAALVLRAGGQHA